One Mya arenaria isolate MELC-2E11 chromosome 7, ASM2691426v1 genomic window carries:
- the LOC128240815 gene encoding uncharacterized protein LOC128240815: MKMVYCYAFGCTHRTGGRQACGLYRFPTNDKDRKKWIDRCRRADRPYNSNDRICSCHFVDGKKENGPTIFSFSKDVGSFPDLPTPTRRKKRKVEEAVEPEIDVPDTATGSNHDHSYIKQPLSEMDDMEGSTACSKSVPQLEEQIAELENEIKTLKLSKPRLTLQDIIHDTDKMLLYTSFPTDVFQVLASMVQRMAPFNYYAGWTVTCFSIQDQLRMALMKLRLNCKDLDLAVRFNTSRATVSNVINTYISVLHEILHDGVLKAVGIPSQLKCKGSMPKSFEDFTSARIAMDATEIIQDVPSDMNSQSLSYSSCKSRHTVKAVTCVAPNGALVYSSDLYPGSTSDAAIVEHCHVLDQLQPGDLILANKGFNIFDKLPAGVSLNIPPFLSSKGHFTKEEAELCFKIGRSRIHVERANERIKNYDILNHIPAQNNRHLSTKIFQLCCCLVNLQAPLLKEIADKYEILE; encoded by the exons ATGAAAATGGTGTATTGTTATGCTTTTGGCTGTACGCATCGCACAGGGGGCAGACAGGCTTGTGGACTCTACAGGTTTCCGACTAATGACAAGGACAGAAAGAAATGGATTGACAGATGCAG ACGGGCAGACAGGCCATATAACAGCAACGACCGGATAtgtagctgtcattttgttgatGGGAAGAAGGAGAATGGTCCAACCATCTTCAGCTTCAGTAAAGATGTTGGCAGCTTTCCAGACCTGCCAACCCCAACAAG ACGTAAAAAACGCAAGGTGGAAGAGGCTGTGGAACCAGAAATTGACGTCCCTGATACAGCCACTGGCAGCAACCATGACCATAGCTACATAAAGCAGCCATTGTCAGAAATGGATGATATGGAAGGTTCTACAGCGTGTTCAAAATCTG TTCCACAGCTGGAGGAGCAGATTGCAGAGTTAGAGAATGAAATCAAAACTCTTAAACTGTCGAAACCAAGACTGACGCTGCAAGATATAATTCATGATACAGATAAA ATGCTGTTGTACACGTCATTCCCAACAGATGTTTTTCAAGTACTGGCGAGCATGGTTCAGAGGATGGCCCCATTCAACTATTATGCTGGTTGGACAGTCACATGCTTTAGCATTCAGGATCAACTTCGGATGGCTTTGATGAAACTAAGGTTGAATTGTAAGGACCTAGATTTAGCTGTCCGGTTCAATACCAGCAGGGCAACTGTGTCTAACGTTATAAACACCTACATATCTGTATTGCATGAAATACTACATGATGGTGTTTTAAAGGCAGTAGGAATTCCAAGCCAGCTGAAATGCAAAGGCTCCATGCCAAAATCATTTGAAGATTTCACCTCTGCTAGAATCGCTATGGATGCTACAGAAATCATACAAGATGTGCCATCAGATATGAACAGTCAGTCGCTGTCTTACAGCAGCTGCAAAAGCAGACACACTGTGAAGGCTGTAACCTGTGTTGCTCCAAATGGTGCACTTGTTTACAGTTCAGATTTATACCCAGGTTCCACATCCGATGCTGCAATTGTCGAACATTGTCATGTTCTAGACCAGCTTCAGCCTGGAGATCTAATTCTAGCAAACAAAggatttaatatatttgataaacttccagctggtgtttcattaaatATTCCACCATTTTTATCCAGTAAAGGACATTTTACTAAGGAAGAGGCTGAATTGTGTTTCAAAATAGGAAGAAGTAGAATCCATGTTGAAAGAGCAAACGAAAGAAtaaaaaattatgatattttaaatcatattcctGCTCAGAATAATAGACATTTGTCaaccaaaatatttcaactatgtTGCTGTTTGGTTAACCTTCAGGCACCATTATTGAAGGAAATTGCTGATAAATATGAGATTTTGGAGTGA